Proteins encoded in a region of the Atopobium sp. oral taxon 416 genome:
- a CDS encoding lipopolysaccharide biosynthesis protein, with translation MNSAEAQQLKKNYFWNTLGSLMTSLSSVLLLIVVTRTLGAELGGIFSLAFAVGQQYQILGAFEMRPYQATDIKGRFRFGTYLGSRYITCLAMLLAICCYALWTYGISYEAGLAFSIAGLRFFDAAEDVFHGMFQQKGRLDIAGRALFLRSLTSTVTFTVVLIVTRNLLATCTITALFSLIALVWLNIPAARSFGSIRPSFALKPLGLLFAACLPLFLGSFLQSDLINVPRYGIAEMLSNTDQTVYAIIYMPALVINLLVGFVFKPLLTSLAEMLELRKLNEFIRLLLKCVAIIAGVSIAGELTAYLIDIPILSLLYGVNLDAYLSALLVIILGGAFNALSVILYYSLVTMRAQILVVICYLGADVFAHAVSGWLIPSYQLMGAVMTYDLSMALLCIMFLVSFFYSFKKQK, from the coding sequence GTGAATAGCGCGGAAGCACAGCAGCTCAAGAAGAACTATTTCTGGAATACACTGGGAAGCCTCATGACTTCCCTCTCGAGCGTCTTGCTTCTCATAGTTGTGACGCGCACGCTTGGCGCCGAGCTTGGCGGCATCTTCTCTCTGGCTTTTGCGGTAGGGCAGCAGTATCAGATTCTTGGCGCCTTCGAGATGAGGCCCTATCAGGCGACCGATATCAAGGGACGGTTCAGGTTCGGAACTTACCTTGGCTCACGCTACATCACATGTCTAGCCATGCTTCTTGCAATCTGCTGCTATGCACTCTGGACCTACGGCATCTCTTACGAAGCTGGTCTGGCATTCTCCATTGCAGGTCTTAGGTTCTTTGATGCGGCGGAGGATGTATTCCACGGCATGTTTCAGCAGAAGGGGAGACTCGATATTGCAGGAAGAGCCCTGTTTCTTCGTTCTCTAACTTCGACTGTGACATTCACGGTGGTACTTATCGTCACGAGAAATCTTCTGGCTACCTGCACTATCACTGCTCTTTTCTCACTTATCGCTCTTGTCTGGCTCAATATCCCAGCGGCACGGAGTTTTGGTAGTATCCGGCCATCTTTCGCCCTCAAGCCGCTGGGACTCCTCTTCGCAGCGTGCCTTCCGCTCTTCCTCGGATCCTTCCTACAGAGCGACCTCATCAATGTGCCCCGCTATGGAATAGCGGAGATGCTCAGCAATACCGACCAGACCGTCTATGCCATCATCTATATGCCGGCACTTGTCATAAACCTCCTGGTCGGATTTGTCTTCAAGCCGCTCCTGACATCGCTTGCTGAGATGCTCGAGCTTCGCAAGTTGAATGAGTTTATTCGTCTTCTTCTGAAGTGTGTCGCAATTATTGCCGGCGTGTCTATCGCGGGAGAGCTGACAGCTTATCTGATAGACATTCCGATACTGTCCTTGCTCTATGGTGTGAATCTCGATGCATATCTCTCGGCGCTCCTCGTCATCATCCTCGGTGGTGCGTTCAATGCATTGAGCGTCATTCTCTACTATTCGTTGGTTACGATGCGTGCACAGATACTCGTTGTCATCTGTTATCTTGGAGCTGATGTCTTTGCCCATGCCGTATCGGGATGGCTCATCCCCTCATACCAGCTCATGGGTGCTGTCATGACATACGATCTCTCGATGGCGCTCCTCTGCATCATGTTTCTTGTATCGTTCTTTTATAGTTTCAAGAAACAGAAATAA
- a CDS encoding integrase core domain-containing protein, which produces MRLSVGRTGSCHDNALAESLFATLKNEWYYHKRLLDASTTKHKAHEFIESYYNRFRPHKSIGDRVPAEVMQEFFERLERPCVRSKGDADRIESEIPLSIILTGLNRRHRTAGGCSISCRRCQERMQLGEGDIFARRRHSSRKGFNPIFRITRACTISIKFF; this is translated from the coding sequence GTGAGGCTCTCCGTGGGGAGAACCGGAAGCTGCCACGACAATGCGCTCGCCGAATCGCTTTTCGCCACGCTCAAGAACGAGTGGTACTACCACAAGCGCCTCTTAGACGCATCCACGACCAAGCACAAGGCACACGAGTTTATCGAGTCATACTACAACCGCTTCCGCCCGCATAAGTCCATAGGAGATCGCGTGCCGGCAGAGGTGATGCAGGAGTTCTTCGAGCGCCTCGAGAGGCCTTGCGTACGATCCAAAGGCGATGCAGACCGCATAGAATCTGAGATTCCTCTGTCCATTATATTGACAGGGCTCAATCGTCGGCACCGGACCGCAGGGGGCTGCAGCATCTCCTGTCGCAGATGTCAGGAGAGAATGCAGCTAGGAGAGGGTGACATTTTCGCCCGACGACGACACTCATCGAGAAAAGGTTTCAATCCCATCTTCAGAATTACAAGAGCATGTACAATAAGCATAAAGTTTTTTTGA